The following proteins are co-located in the Ensifer sp. WSM1721 genome:
- a CDS encoding homoserine dehydrogenase: protein MADALKIGIAGLGTVGASLVRILQDRHEMLATTCGRAIEITAVNARDRSKDRGVDLAKIAWFDDAVSLASEADIDVFIELMGGAGDPAYSSVKAALQRGVHVVTANKALLAAHGVELAGIAEEHGALLNYEAAVAGGIPVIKALRESMTGNTISRVYGIMNGTCNYILTKMEKEGLSFEACLKEAQRLGYAEADPTFDIEGNDTAHKLSILTSLAFGTAIAADDIYLEGITNISIEDIQAAADLGYRIKLLGVAQRTESGIEQRVHPTMVPYDTVIAQVDGVTNAVAIESDILGELLMVGPGAGGDATASAVLGDIADIAKSRPGAQHVPAFGRPAKALLPYKRARMQSHEGGYFIRLKVVDRTGVFANVAKHMAENDISLESIMQHSKHYADPAEPKTIILVTHATFEASVRKAIVAIKGEGYLVGEPQVIRIERPKDW, encoded by the coding sequence ATGGCAGATGCCCTCAAAATCGGCATTGCGGGCTTGGGGACGGTCGGTGCCTCGCTCGTGCGGATTCTCCAGGATCGTCATGAGATGCTGGCAACCACATGCGGAAGGGCGATCGAGATCACGGCCGTGAACGCGCGGGACCGGTCGAAGGACCGCGGCGTGGACCTTGCGAAGATCGCCTGGTTCGACGATGCGGTCTCGCTGGCATCGGAAGCTGACATCGATGTCTTCATCGAGCTGATGGGCGGTGCCGGGGATCCGGCCTATTCGTCGGTGAAGGCCGCGCTGCAGCGGGGCGTCCATGTGGTGACGGCGAACAAGGCGCTGCTGGCGGCGCACGGTGTCGAGCTTGCGGGAATTGCCGAGGAGCACGGCGCGCTGCTGAATTACGAAGCCGCGGTCGCCGGCGGCATTCCGGTCATCAAGGCGCTTCGCGAGTCGATGACCGGCAATACCATCTCGCGCGTCTACGGGATCATGAACGGCACCTGCAACTACATCCTGACAAAGATGGAGAAGGAGGGGCTCTCCTTCGAGGCCTGTCTCAAGGAAGCACAGCGTCTCGGCTATGCCGAGGCCGACCCGACCTTCGATATCGAAGGCAACGACACCGCGCACAAGCTCTCGATATTGACGAGCCTTGCCTTCGGTACCGCGATTGCTGCCGATGACATCTATCTCGAAGGCATCACCAACATCTCGATCGAGGACATCCAGGCGGCCGCCGACCTCGGTTATCGCATTAAGCTACTCGGCGTTGCCCAGCGTACCGAAAGCGGTATCGAGCAGCGTGTGCATCCAACCATGGTGCCCTACGACACCGTCATCGCCCAGGTGGACGGTGTGACGAATGCGGTCGCGATCGAATCCGATATTCTCGGAGAGCTCCTGATGGTCGGTCCGGGCGCCGGCGGCGATGCTACTGCATCGGCGGTGCTCGGTGATATCGCCGACATCGCGAAGAGCCGTCCGGGCGCCCAGCACGTGCCGGCATTTGGACGCCCCGCAAAGGCGCTGCTACCCTACAAGCGCGCCCGGATGCAGAGCCACGAGGGCGGATATTTCATCCGGCTGAAAGTCGTCGATAGGACCGGTGTATTCGCAAATGTCGCGAAGCACATGGCGGAGAACGACATCTCGCTCGAATCGATCATGCAGCATTCCAAGCATTACGCCGATCCTGCAGAACCGAAGACGATCATCCTAGTCACGCATGCGACGTTCGAGGCTTCCGTGCGCAAGGCGATCGTCGCGATCAAGGGCGAGGGCTATCTCGTCGGCGAGCCGCAGGTGATTCGCATCGAGCGGCCGAAGGACTGGTAA